The proteins below come from a single Prolixibacter sp. NT017 genomic window:
- a CDS encoding glycoside hydrolase family 2 TIM barrel-domain containing protein: MNCFSTRWKHTIVLLLTTFSVITVNAQETIIKYLSGTDKDHTVNWDFYCTDGRNSDKWTTIPVPSNWELQGFGTYNYGLDPDSVRGKEKGIYRYNFNVPKDWRKKQINIVFEGSMTDTEVKINGQNAGPLHQGAFYQFKYNITRLLKFGSENQLEVTVSKHSTNKSVNEAERHADYWIFGGIFRPVYLEALPRQHIVRTTIDAKPNGHFTADVYLSDEKNGEEVTAQILNSANQPVGEAFSVPVTNGQSNVRLATHIEKPKTWNPEFPNLYKVIFELKKNREVIHRVEQKFGFRTVELRPHDGIYVNGVKVKFKGVNRHSFWPNSGRTTSKKLSIRDVKLMKQMNMNAVRMSHYPPDSHFLDVCDSLGLFVLDELAGWQSAYDTQVGTKLVEEMVNRDVNHPSIVIWDNGNEGGWNTALDNLFLIFDPQHRPVIHPGQLFQHTDNRHYIDYDYGAGTFFHGNEVFFPTEFLHGLYDGGAGAGLEDYWNLMWHNPLSAGGFIWDFSDEAVVRTDKDNELDTDGSHAADGILGPYREKEASFYTIRDIWSPVFFEKRIITPQFNGQFHIENRYLYTNLSQCKVDWKWVKLPPVTGGMQETIASGEKEMPAVSPGNNGVLSIGVPDNFHKADVLYLTVIDPHGTKMNTWSWPVKTPAEITAAMLPPDGKHPINVDEKDTILKVTSGKMEFEFSKTSGYLEKVISDGTEIPFSDGPLLSGPKPTFKSVSYHPTENGMVIEAKYANRFRELKWTVLKNGLLKLECSYYPPYESNFMGISFRFPEDRVTGMTWMGYGPYRVWKNRMKGNTLAVWHSSYNNTITGETYQYPEFKGYRKDFYWASIETTNKDFSILCASPDIFLRMFTPEPPHGAFNDNTTPAFPEGNISFMHAISPIGTKFKKPEQLGPMGQPSKFDNQRHEYAKSMVLYFDFR; the protein is encoded by the coding sequence ATGAATTGCTTTTCTACCCGGTGGAAACACACAATAGTATTACTGCTAACAACTTTTTCAGTAATTACGGTCAACGCACAGGAAACCATTATCAAATACCTGTCTGGAACAGACAAGGACCACACCGTCAACTGGGATTTTTATTGCACCGATGGACGAAACAGTGACAAATGGACAACCATTCCTGTTCCATCCAACTGGGAGTTGCAGGGATTCGGGACATATAATTATGGTTTGGACCCGGATTCTGTTCGGGGAAAGGAAAAAGGAATCTACCGGTATAACTTTAATGTTCCAAAAGATTGGAGAAAGAAGCAAATCAACATTGTCTTCGAAGGTTCCATGACGGATACCGAAGTCAAAATTAACGGTCAAAATGCCGGCCCCCTGCATCAGGGAGCTTTTTATCAGTTCAAATACAACATTACCCGGTTGCTGAAATTCGGTTCGGAGAACCAGCTGGAAGTGACTGTCTCCAAACATTCAACCAACAAATCGGTGAATGAAGCCGAGCGCCATGCCGACTATTGGATTTTCGGCGGAATTTTTCGTCCGGTTTATCTCGAAGCGTTACCACGACAACACATCGTTCGCACTACCATCGACGCCAAACCAAATGGCCATTTTACGGCCGATGTGTATTTGAGTGATGAGAAGAATGGAGAGGAAGTGACAGCGCAGATTCTCAATTCTGCAAATCAGCCGGTCGGTGAAGCATTCTCTGTTCCGGTAACCAACGGGCAATCTAATGTCCGGCTGGCAACTCACATTGAAAAACCGAAAACCTGGAACCCCGAATTTCCCAATCTGTACAAAGTGATTTTCGAACTAAAGAAAAACCGGGAAGTCATTCATCGGGTAGAACAAAAATTTGGATTTCGAACGGTGGAACTTCGGCCGCATGACGGGATTTATGTGAACGGTGTCAAAGTGAAGTTCAAGGGTGTAAACCGGCATAGTTTCTGGCCAAATTCAGGCCGGACAACCAGCAAAAAGCTGAGCATCCGCGATGTGAAACTGATGAAGCAGATGAATATGAATGCAGTTCGGATGTCTCATTATCCGCCGGATTCTCATTTTCTGGATGTGTGCGACTCGTTGGGGCTGTTTGTTCTGGACGAACTGGCTGGTTGGCAATCGGCTTATGACACACAAGTTGGAACAAAACTCGTTGAAGAAATGGTGAACCGTGATGTGAACCATCCGTCCATCGTGATTTGGGACAACGGCAACGAAGGAGGCTGGAATACGGCGCTTGACAATTTGTTCCTGATATTCGACCCGCAACATCGCCCGGTGATTCATCCGGGACAACTGTTTCAACACACCGATAACCGGCATTACATCGACTACGATTACGGGGCCGGAACTTTCTTCCATGGCAATGAAGTCTTCTTTCCGACCGAATTTCTGCATGGATTGTATGATGGTGGTGCCGGAGCAGGTCTCGAAGATTACTGGAACTTAATGTGGCATAATCCGCTCTCAGCGGGAGGATTCATATGGGATTTCTCCGATGAAGCAGTGGTTCGAACCGATAAAGACAACGAGCTAGATACCGATGGTAGTCATGCTGCCGACGGAATTCTCGGCCCTTATCGGGAAAAAGAAGCCAGTTTCTATACCATCCGTGATATCTGGTCTCCAGTTTTCTTTGAGAAGCGGATCATTACGCCGCAATTCAATGGACAGTTTCATATCGAAAACCGCTACCTCTATACCAATCTTTCGCAATGCAAGGTCGATTGGAAATGGGTGAAACTGCCACCGGTTACCGGCGGGATGCAGGAGACAATTGCCTCTGGCGAAAAGGAAATGCCTGCGGTCTCTCCAGGGAACAATGGAGTTTTATCAATCGGTGTTCCGGACAACTTCCATAAAGCAGACGTTTTGTACCTGACCGTTATCGATCCACACGGGACGAAGATGAATACATGGAGCTGGCCGGTGAAAACGCCTGCCGAAATTACTGCCGCAATGTTGCCGCCAGACGGGAAACACCCCATTAACGTCGATGAAAAAGATACAATACTGAAAGTCACATCCGGAAAAATGGAATTCGAATTCTCCAAAACCTCCGGCTACCTCGAAAAAGTGATTTCCGATGGAACCGAGATTCCGTTTAGTGATGGCCCCCTATTATCCGGTCCGAAACCGACCTTCAAGTCGGTGAGCTATCATCCAACCGAAAATGGAATGGTGATTGAAGCGAAATATGCCAACCGTTTCCGGGAACTAAAATGGACCGTTCTGAAAAATGGCTTGCTCAAACTGGAATGCAGTTATTATCCGCCTTACGAAAGTAATTTCATGGGAATCAGTTTCCGTTTTCCGGAAGACCGCGTAACCGGAATGACCTGGATGGGCTACGGTCCTTACCGTGTTTGGAAAAACAGGATGAAAGGTAATACGCTCGCAGTATGGCATTCTTCCTACAACAACACGATAACAGGTGAAACCTATCAGTATCCTGAATTCAAGGGGTATCGCAAAGACTTCTACTGGGCATCCATCGAAACGACGAACAAGGATTTCAGCATTTTGTGTGCTTCGCCGGACATTTTCCTCAGAATGTTTACACCCGAGCCACCGCATGGTGCTTTTAATGACAACACAACCCCGGCTTTCCCGGAAGGAAATATATCCTTCATGCATGCCATCAGTCCTATCGGAACCAAATTTAAAAAGCCCGAACAGCTAGGCCCAATGGGACAGCCCTCAAAATTTGACAACCAGCGTCATGAATATGCCAAAAGCATGGTTCTTTACTTCGATTTCAGGTAA